The stretch of DNA GGCGCCGAGATAGAGATAGGGATTCATCTCCCCGGCATCCGGTACGAGAATCGTCGGGAAAGGGGTTATACGCGAGGCGATGGCGATCACAGTCAGCCCGACGCCCTGCACCAGCACCTCCCTGAATTTTCCGATCTCCTCCTCGATTGGATCGACTACTATCACCACATCCTCCGGATTCATGACCTCCTCGATACCATGGGCGGCGTAGGTCCCTTCGAGAAAATCCGATTTTTTACGGATGATCTCGTTGGTTTTGAGGGTGAGCTCTTCGGCGACACCATCGTTGTAGCCCGCAAAATAGAGCAGCGGCGCCTTGGCAACTGCTAGGACGAGGGCGGGCGGGATGCGCAGGGTGAGGGCGGTGTGCAGGTGGAGCGCGAGCGCCTCCTGCCAGCCCTCCCGCGGGGGCGTGCCCAGATGCCAAAGCAGCGATTCATAAACGAGCGCCTGTTCCACGACGCTCTTAGTCGCGGCCACAGCGGCCTCTGCACCGCAGCGGAGCAGGAGAGTGTGATCGCAGACCTTCTCTAGAGGAGAGCCGCTCCGGGCGCACAGGGCAAAACGCCGGGTGCCGGATCCCGCCAGTTTGCTAGCGAGCATCACCGCCTCGCGGGTCCGCCCGGAATTGGAGGCGCAAAAAACCGCAAAGCGGCTCAGATCGTACTGGGCCGCCTGCCGTGACCCCTCGGTGACGATGGTCAGATCAAGGCCGCGGGTCAGGGCTTTGCGGATCGCATTCTTGGCCGGGAAAATCCGGCTCGAACCCTCACCGGTCAGCAGCAACCTACCGGCCGCCTGGATCGGTGCGGCTATGGCACGGGTGCATTCGGGATCGAAATTGCGCACCACCGCAAGGGTTTCCATCATCTCACGGACGAGAGCGTAGCGCGAGTAGCGTGGTTCATCCAGATTCATCGTTCAAACCTTTCCGGGATCGGCCTCCGTCGGGTTTCCCATACGTTCCCGAATCACCATAACGCGATTCCTGAACTCCTCAGTCTCTTCGCGCACCAGGTGCACCAAGCTGTTATCCTCCATGGTGCCGACGGTTGCGGCCATCTCCGCATCATTGCGAAAGGTGGCACGGTGGTAGGGATTTTCAAAATCCTTTTGCCGGGAGAGATAGACCTGATCGCAGATCTGTTCCTGAATGCGGACGGCCTCCTCGAGCATCAGCAGCCATGTTTCACGATCCAGGGCCTTCGTGCCGTTCAGGTCGCAGAGTGCCGCCCAGGCATGTCTCTGTTTATCGAGGGGATAGCGATCCCACAGGATGTCGTAACGGCCATGGATCTCCGGCCAGCTCGTGAGCTGGCCGGCGCCGATATCGGCGCGCAGCTGATCGGCATCTGTCTCGGGCATCAGCTGACCGCCAAAGTTGACCCAGTGCGTGATGCGGGGGCCGGCGAGGGATTGCTGCATCGCGGTGAATCCGATCCCGGGATTGGATTCGCAAAAGGCGAGGAGGTTCTTGACGCCGTAATAGAGGATCATCTCCCGGTAGGCGAACCAGGCCTTGCGCGCCTTGAGGATTATGACCTTGCGGTTCGAATGCTCCATCGCCTCACCGAGGATCTCGAGGGAGGCGGTGCGCTCCTCTGCGCCCGCAAGGAGTTCGCGTCCCAGCGCAACCAGCTCCGCCTCCGGGCGGTCTTCCGGTCCACCGGCGGCGCGCAGATGGGCTTTAGCCGTCCAGATCTCGAGCAGCCGCCGGGCGGTAAAGATCTCTTCGATGGTGTCAGGCGCCAGGGCGTCATATTCGATGTGCTGGATCTTGTTGCGGCGCTTGTCGCGGCTCCTGTATTTGTTCGCATTGCGCGCCAGAGCGTACATGTTGTACATCCACCA from bacterium encodes:
- a CDS encoding SIS domain-containing protein, producing the protein MNLDEPRYSRYALVREMMETLAVVRNFDPECTRAIAAPIQAAGRLLLTGEGSSRIFPAKNAIRKALTRGLDLTIVTEGSRQAAQYDLSRFAVFCASNSGRTREAVMLASKLAGSGTRRFALCARSGSPLEKVCDHTLLLRCGAEAAVAATKSVVEQALVYESLLWHLGTPPREGWQEALALHLHTALTLRIPPALVLAVAKAPLLYFAGYNDGVAEELTLKTNEIIRKKSDFLEGTYAAHGIEEVMNPEDVVIVVDPIEEEIGKFREVLVQGVGLTVIAIASRITPFPTILVPDAGEMNPYLYLGAGWNLLVETGLTLGIDLDKPVRARKVGNEFSG